A genomic region of Gemmatimonadota bacterium contains the following coding sequences:
- a CDS encoding TonB-dependent receptor — protein sequence MCRPALEGRPTARNPEGLRLGPVDLNLGRNFQIGVGANYIGSWTGYNWTEIAMVAANQSPAKPSRRDYLLQYPGFVKPYLSVAFDVNRQLTTYLNIDNLTNSTRFERHNGNLPAGRPVLFGLEVKP from the coding sequence ATATGCCGGCCCGCTCTGGAAGGGCGACCAACTGCCCGAAATCCCGAAGGCCTCCGGCTCGGCCCGGTTGACCTAAATTTGGGCCGCAATTTCCAAATCGGCGTTGGCGCCAACTACATCGGATCGTGGACCGGATACAACTGGACCGAAATCGCCATGGTGGCGGCCAACCAATCGCCGGCCAAGCCAAGCCGCCGCGACTACCTGCTGCAGTATCCCGGCTTCGTGAAACCGTATCTCAGCGTGGCGTTCGACGTGAATCGTCAACTCACGACCTATCTCAACATCGACAACCTGACGAACTCGACCCGGTTCGAGCGCCACAACGGCAATCTGCCGGCCGGCCGGCCGGTCCTCTTTGGACTCGAAGTGAAGCCCTGA